The genomic interval GCCTACACCTTCCATCGAGATCGGGAGAGAAGCTGGGGTCGGCTTTCGCTGCACCCTCCCATAAGCAATTCCGGGAAGGCTAGTGCCACCCTCGCTCCCATTTTCCACGAAGCATGCTCAGCTTCGTTCCCTTTTCCTTCAAGGCATCCTTGAGAAGCTAGGTGGGTGGGTTTTCGCCACCTCTTCCTCGAGACTGACCCATCGTCACTCCCCCTCCCCAACCCTCTTTCCATTGAGGTAGTTCAGGAAGTTGGGCAACACCTTCTGTCGAGGTCGGGAGGGGAGCTGGGGTGGGCTTTCACTGCACCCTCCCATGAGCAATTCCTGGAAGGCCGCCCACGCTCCCACTTTCCACGAAGCATACTCGGGAAGCTGGGGCGGTCTTCACCAACTCTTTCTTGAGGCATGCTCGGGAAGCTAGGTGTAGCTTCGTTGCCTTTTCCTTCGAGGCATCCTTGGGAAGCTAGGTGGGTGGGTTTTCGCAACCTCTTCCTCGAGACCGCCCCATCGTCACTCCTCCCCCCCACCACCCCAATCCTCTTTCCATCGAGGTAGTTCAGGAAGTTGGGCAACACCTTCCGTCGAGGTCGGGAGGGAAGCTGGGGTCTGTTTTCGCTGCACCCTCCCATGAGCAATTCCTGGACGGCTAGTGCCACCCTCCCTCCCATTTTCCATGAAGCATGCTCGGGAAGCTGGGGCAGTCTTCACCAACTCTTTCTCGAGGCATGCTCGGGAAGCTAGGTTTATCTTCGTTCCCTTTTCCTTCGAGGCATCCTTGGGAAGCTAGGTGGGTGGGTTTTCGCCACCTCTTCCTCGAGACTGACCCATCGTCACTCCCCCTCCCCAACCCTTTTTCCATTGAGCTAGTTCAGGAAGTTGGGCTACACCTTCAGTCGAGGTCAGGAGGGAAGCTGGGGTCGGCTTTCGCTGCACCCTCCCATGAGCAATTCTTGGAAGGCTAGTGCCACCCTTGCTACCTTTTTCCACGAAGGATGCTCGGGAAGCTCTGGCGGTCTTCATCAACTCTTTATCGACGCATGCTCGGGAAGCTAGCTTTAGTTTCGTTCCCTTTTCCTTCAGGCATCCTTGGGAAGCTAGGTGGGGGTGGGTTTTCGCCACCTCTTCCACGAGACCGGCCCATCGTCGCTCCCCCTCCCCTGCACCCCTTCCCCAACCCTTTTTCCATCGAGGTTGTTCAGGAAGTTGGGCTACACCTTCTGTCGAGGTCGGGAGGGAAGCTGGGGTCGGCTTTCGCTGCACCCTCGCATGAGCAATTCCTAGAAGGCCACCCTTGCTCCCATTTTCCACGAAGCATACTTGGGAATCTGGGGTGGTCTTCACCAACACTTTCTCGAGGCATGCTCGGGAAGCTAATCCCTTTTCCATCGAGGCATCCTTGGGAAGCTTGGTGGGGGTCGGTTTTCGCCACCTCTACCTCGAGACCTTGTCGTCCTCCCCTtccccacccccacccaccCCACATTTTCCATCAAGGTTGTTCAGGAAGTTGGGTTACACCTTTCGTCGAGGTCGGGAGGGAAGCTGGGGTCGGCTTTCGCTGCACCCTCCCATGAGCAATTCTAGGAAGGCCACCCTCACTCCCATTTTCTACGAAGCATACTCGGGAAGCTGGGATGGTCTTCACCAACTCTTTCTCGAGGCATGCTCGGGAAGCTATGTTTAGCTTCGTTCCCTTTTCCTTGGAGGCATCCTTGGGAAGCTAGGTGGGTGGGTTTTCGCCTCCTCTTCCTTGAGACCGCCCCATCGTTAGTCCCCCACCCCTTCCCCAACCCTCTATCCATCGAGGTAGCTCAGGAAGTTGGGCTACACCTATCGAGGTCGGGAGGGAAGCTGGGGTCAGCTTTCGCTACACCCACCCATGAGCAATTCCTAGAAGGCCACCCTTGCTCCCATTTTCAACGAAGCATACTCGGGAAGCTGGGGTGGTCTTCACCAACTCTTTCTCAAGGCATGCTCGGGAAGCTATGTTTAGCTTCGTTCCCTTTTCCTTCGACGCATCCTTGGGAAGctaggtgggtgggtgggttttCGCCTCCTCTTCCTCGAGACCGCCCCATCGTcactccccctcccccccaaccCTTCCCCAACCCTCTATCCATCGAGGTAGTTCAGGAAGTTGGGCTACACCTACCGTCGAGGTCGGGAGGGAAGCTGGGGTCGGCTTTCGCTACACTTTCCCATGAGCAATTTCGGAAGGCCACCCTCACTCCCATTTTCCACGAAGCATACTCGGGAAGCTGGGGCGGTCTTCACCAACACTTTCTCGAGGCATGCTCGGGAAGCTAGGTTTAGCTTCGTTCCCTTTTCCATCGAGGCATCCTTGGGAAGCTTGGTGGGGGTGGGTTTTCGCCACCTCTTCCTCGAGACCGCCCCATCGTCGCTCCCCCACCCCTTCCCCATCCCTTTTTCCATCGAGGTTGTTCAGGAAGTTGGGCTACACCTTCCGTCGAGGTCGAGAGAGAAGCTGGGGTCGGCTTTCGCTGCACCCTCCCATGAGCAATTCTAGGAAGGCCACCCTCACTCCCATTTTCCATGAAGCATACTCGGGAAGCTGGGGTGGTCTTCACCAACTCTTTCTCGAGGCATGCTCAAGAAGCTAGGTTTAGCTTTGTTCCCTTTTCGTTCAAGGCATCCTTGGGAAGCCAGGTGGGTGGGTTTTCACCACCTTTTCCTCGAGACCGCCCCATCGTCACTCCTCCCCCCCTCTCCCCGATCCTCTTTCCTTCGAGGTAGTTCAGGAAGTTGGGCTACACCTTCCGTTGAGGTCAGGAGGGAAGCTGGGGTCGGCCTTCACTGCGCCCTCCCACTCGGTAAGCTGGGGCGGTCTTCACCAACTCTTTCTCGAGGCATGCTCGGGAAGCTAGGTTTAGCTTCGTTCCCTTTTCGTTCGAGGCATCCTTGGGAAGCTAGGTGGGTGGGTTTTCGCTAGCTTTTCCTCGAGACCGCCCCATCGTCActcctccccccctccccccaatcCTCTTTCCATCGAGGTAGTTCAGGAAGTTGGGCTACACCTTCCGTCGAGGTCGGGAGGGAAGCTGGGGTCGGCTTTCGCTACACCCTCTCCTGAGCAATTCCTGGAAGGCTAGTGCCACCCTCGCTCCCATTTTCCACGAAGCATGCTCGGGAAGCTGGGGCGGTCTTCACCAACTCTTTCTCGAGGCATGCTCAGGAAGCTAGGTTTAGCTTCGTTCCCTCCCCTTGGGGTCGACTTTCGCCACACCCTCCCCTTGAGCAATTCCTGGGAGGCTTGTGCCACCCTCACACCCATTTTCCTCCAAGCATGCTCGAGAACCTACAGCGGTCTTCACCACCCCTTTCTCGAGGCATGCTCAAGAACCTCAAGCTCtatttatagtggattttacGCCCTCTAGTTGAGGCATCCTCGACTAGCTTGTATCAAACTTTACTCAAAGTGGATTTACACCCTAAACCCCATAGCTGAATGTTTTAGTGTCGAACATATATGGGTCATCATTATTTCTTGCCATAAACCATGAATAAACACCCCATATACACTACCCGCAAAAACCAGCACATGAGAGGAGTGGGTCATCCGACTACATTGTTGAGGCCGAAAAATGCATGAACAACTTCTGCACTCTAACCGTGTAAGGTTTTCATTTTGTTAAACAAAGGTTTATTTACAATACAAAGTCGAAAGGAAACAACATAAATATGATTTGGGCTTTTGTGTTGCATCCTATGAGATGGAAACCAAAAATTGTTGCCTAACATGGTAGAACATAGTAAGATGAAAGAAAAGTTGCTCTGATAAAACCAGAACATACCTACCTAGTTTATAAAACCAGTTGTAGCTTCAaagttcaatattttaattactgATAAAAAGCTGCATCAATACCAATTGCATATATTTTGCTTGAATTCCTGACATACCTCTTTCTGATCATCAGGCCCTCCGGTATGTCTGCCTAGaccattattttcttcaatgctCTTGATCAACTCGTTTGCATACTCTTCCCACGTCTACACAAAATCAAATCCCTAAACAAAAAGGTAAAATCAGAAATGAAAACCAGATTGTAATTGCCAACTAGTGAATATAGAAGAAATTTGCTGCCATAATGTTTTAGTGTCAACccagaaatttaaaaaactaattatatgttcttccatttcttcaaagTCTTATGAGCAAATGACCTTCTCAATATAGTCTGCATTTCCTGATTCTAGTCTGGATTTCCTTCTAATCCATCGATCAAGGACACACAGATATTGCcccttatatatttttagactcaTCAGCATTTTATGCTGCGTAACAACAATACCCATTATCAGTCCAAGTAGTCGTTtgtaacaaattaaaaacaatatctgtttttaaaattttcaacccACGACTTGGGTTGATTTTGTTTGTTACAAACGACGAGAAACTCACGAAGAAGCTGAAATTTTCATAACCAAGAAGAATACAAAAGAATCATTAACAATTTTTCCTAACcccaaaaaagaataaaaaaacaggCATTTCAAATTTCgaaaattttaatatagcaGAAATTGAAAGTTGGATGCAAAGCAGAAAATGTTGTCACGAATAAAATTCAAACAACGTCAATTGTCTCTCAACTCAAACCAAGAAGCCAAGAAAGACTCACTCCAATGGGTTTTCTCAGAGGAAGAGGCGCTTGAATTTGTCAGAGTTCTAAATAAAAGCAAGAAGCCAACGAAGACGAACTCGCAAGGGTCTAGAAATTGTTTTGGTCCCAGCATCTATGCAGGCCAAAtcccttctttttttctatttctttcttattaAAGGGTTGATTTCACCTATTTAAACCCATTTCCAGATTCAATCTATtcccaagaaaaccaaaacctaTTGCAATTTCGGCAAATAGATTGTATATTAAAAGGAACACCAAGTTGCTGATTACGCCCAATACAGCAAAACATTAATGAAATCAATGTCTATTTCACAGAGTTAATACATCAGTGAATAAACAGAAATGGATTTACAcctgaagaaaaagagaatggaaAGTGCTCCTGCTGCAGAGGAATGGCAGCTCTCTTTGACAAATGctgctcttgttcttgttttgtgTTCGTCAACAAGggatatattatcatatttataaagaaaaatataaaactccaACGTCCTAATTCTTCATGAAAATCTGACCGTTGTCTGGAAGCGAAATGCAACGGCTATCCGATTGAAAACTCCAacattttaaattcaagtttttggGAAATTTTCTGGCGGATGGTCCGTGCGGCATATAATTCGGATAGACCAAATTTTGGGGAGGGCTTTCATGTCTTTTTCAATACTTTGGtgacttattatttttgtttttcttaaattctcttcaacttcttgttcagattagaagttttaagtgagattttaataatctaaaaaatagggtcccgtttggatagtgagatgagatgagatgattttagattaaagttgaaaattaaataaaatattatttttttaatattattattgttttggaatttaaaaaaattaaactatttattatattttgtgtgtaaatttaaaaaaattgtaatgatgaaatgagatgagatgaaactgtttctatatccaaacggggcctaaattaatataaatattgttggaCTAACTTTGTGTGCCTTCCTTTCACTTAATACCCTCATATTTAGACAATAATTTGAagattctttatttaaaaaatcataaacttcaacaaaaatctaaaaaattatgggTTAGTTGCAAACTTGCACAACCAACGTATAGAAAACTTATCAGTTCCTCTTCGGAACAGATGGGCTGCTCTTTAGGGGTAAACAGCCTCCAATCACAGTAAGACACGTAGATGATTTCACTGATTGTAAAATACACCATTTTCCATCCGATTACACTCTTTCCCCCTTCCCTTTCACTTTCCATTTCACCTTTCAGATTTCACCGTTCGTTCACCCTTTCCATCGTCTTCCTCCATCGCCATTCGTTCCAGAGCTTTCACCGCCTCCAAGCTCAGTCGCCGCCGCCAAGCTCAGAGACACCACTTTCCTCCATCCCCACGACAGTGGGTCATCATCTCCCCCCAAGCCGTCGCCCACGAAGTCGCTCCTCGATGGTAAGTTTTCTAAGGGCTCCTCGAAGGAATTGGTTTACTTGTAGTTAGGGTTTGTTAGATCTTTTACATTCACCACATTCGGATTTGAGTAAGTTAGGCTTAGTCAGTTATATCCCTAACTAGAAGACACACGGTTTCCATGTAAGCATGTGTTGGAAAGTCACTTGTATATGTAATTATGAACATCCAGATCTTTACCCAATGAGCATTGCTTGCATATATAGCTCTAAAATGTTTGAGATGCCAacttttttattccaattttctCAGATATATAGAAACTAAATAGGGCATCTGTGAAGTTTGACCGAAATGCTTTCAATgctctaaaaaaataatggaatttCAATTAAATCATTAAGTTTGGTGCTGGCTGTTTATCTTCATTAAATGATTAAGTTTTAGTTTGGTGCTGGCTATtacattaatgatttttttcattaatttggtGCTGGCTATTATGTAATGTGTACTGATTTGTGGACTGATTTAAAGTGTTTTGTGTACTGATTTGAATTGATTTGTgcactattttttgtttcttattttataacataggATCATGAATGGAGTTTTGATAGTGATGAAAATGTGAATATAGAAGATGGAGTTTGTGTGGATGATGGagtgaatgtggaagatggagatgatggagtgaatgtggaagatggagTGAATGTGGAATATGAAGTCAATGTGGATGATGGAGTGAATGTGGAAGATGAAGTCAATGTGGATGATGGAGTGAATTTGAGACCTTGTTCGAGTAGTGGTCCGAATGAGCCATTCATCGGTATGGTATTTGATGACGTAGAAGATGCTCAAGCATTTTACAAGGTGTATGcaagaaaaaaaggttttgcTATTCGAACCAATCATACACGATTGTcgaaagaggagaaaaaactaATTGCTGTAGACTATGTTTGCTCAAGGGAAGGATTTCGACGGGAAAGGAGCAAACAAAAAGAACGAATAATTTCGGAACCTGCTGAGACAAAGATTGGTTGTAAAGCATTGATGGGGATAAAAAAAGTGGGTGAGAAGTGGATAGTATGTAAGTTTGTGCTTGAACATAATCACTTGCTACTTACACCAAGAAGTACTAGTTTGCTTCGTGGACATAGGATAGTGACACGTGTCCAAAAAAACCTTATTATGACTTTGAATGAGTCCGGTGTACCGACAAGGAAGATAATGTCGGTGTTGAGTAAAGAAGCAGGGGGCGACTTTAACGTTGGTTGTATTGGCAAGGATGTGGAGAATTACTTGGggaacaaaagaagaaaattatttgaagaaggAGATGCACAACGATTATATGCCTATTTCTTTGATCGACAATGCAAAGAGCCTGGATTTGTGTACTCAATGCAAGTTGATGAGAATGGGTGCATGGGAAGTTGTTTTTGGGCAGATGCAAGATCAAGGGCGTCGTGCCAATATTTTGGGGATGTGGTCACATTCGATGCCACATATTtgacaaatatttataagatgccCTTTGTGCCATTTTCTGGAGTTAACCATCATCACCAAACTATAATGTTTGGTTGTGCCTTGTTGGTTAATGAAACAGCTGAGTCATATGTATGGTTATTGAGAACATGGCAAGAAGCAATGCTTGGACGAGCCCCTTCAaccataattaccgatgatgaCAAGGCTATGGCAAAGGCCATTGGAGAGGTACTCCCAAATACAACTCATAGATTATGTTTGTGGCACATTCTGCAAAAATTCCCTGAACATTTGGCTTATGTATATAATAGATTTCCGGATTTCCAAAAAGATTTCCATCATTGTATTCATAACACAATTACAATTGATGAGTTTGAGCATGAATGGAGTGTTATATTAGTGAAGTATGAGTTAGGAGATAATACTTGGCTGCAAAATCTTTATAACCGACGGGAGAAGTGGGTTCCGGCTTACTTGCGTTCAACATTTTGTGCCGGCATGTCAACGACTCAAAGAAGTGAAAGCATGAATAAGTTTTTCAAGGATTATGTTCGTTCCAGTACTATGGTCAGTGATTTTGTGCATCAATATGAGAAAGCATTAGATGCACgttattttaaagagaaagaaaaggacgTGCGAACAAAATCAACTTGTGCCATATTgaaaacatgttacaaaattGAAGAAGCTTCCATAGTCTACACAAGAAAGtctttcacaatttttcaagATGAGCTTTTTAATAGTCAACGCTACAACTCAACTAAATTTTCCAACGAGGGCGAAAGCAAGACTTATAGAGTGGTACCTCATGGCAAAGAAACCCCTCTCTATCATGTGACCTTGGAGAGTGGAGGAGATAAGGTGACTTGCACTTGCCATATGTTTGAGTTTATGGGAATTCTCTGTAGGCATATCCTGTGTGTACTtggaaagaaatcaaaattAGATTGTTTGTCACAACACCATATTCTAGAAAGATGGACTATCAATGCTAAGAGTCGACCTATTATTGACATTCCCATTCTCGAAGGGCATGTAACGCCACAGGATGATCTAGCAATGAGGAAAAACTCATTGATGATGCAATTTTATGTCATTGCGGAACTTGGGACAAAGTCAAGGAAAAAACTCAATCACCTCTCCCTTGCCTTAGATAAGGTCCATAACGAGCTACTTCTAATGGAAGATGATGACAATATTGAAGAATCTGTGGGCCCAGTTGGAAGGGAGTCAACCTATGAATCCATTTCTCAAAGATCTCAGGTTGTCTCCAATTTTTCACAAACAATACAAGATCCTCCACGAGTGCCCACGAAAGGGCGTCCAAAGTCTTTGAGGGCAAAGAATCCAAAAGAGATGCAACCAACCAAGAAAAGACGTTGTAGCGTTTGCAAAAATGAGGGACATGCTCGGAACAACTGTCCTTTAGTGAGGTATTGTagcttttgaatattttttattttttggttttgaatcaAAGCTCTACACttattttgttgtatttgttgttgtttatgCAGGGATATTGGGCATACAGTCCAGGTTGACAGCACTAACTTGGATTCTTAATCGAAATTTCCTTATGTATGTGattaatattctttattttttttatattttctaaatgtAATATTATGCTCAAGCATTTTAAGttgtatataattattgatGTTGAAATTAATGTGACAGCAgggttgtgaagattttgaaGCTTGTGATTCTTGGGATGACAAAGATCTAAGCTTGTCATGGACTACATCCACAAGAAGCTGTTAATATTTAGCTAGGAAGCAAGGActatgtgattttttatggCACTATGTTATTGATATGGCAGGACTATGTGATTTTTATGGCACTATgttacttttgatttttttgatggTATAGACTTATTTTTGATGGCCACTTGAAAACGTAGAAATGGTGATGGCAGGACTGTTATTTTTATGGCACTATTTGAAATTGATATGGcagaaaaatcacattttttatggcactatgttattttttatgttttgatggTACAGAATAAGTTTTTTATGGTCACTtgaaatagtgaaaattatATTGCAAATTTTGGACAGATGCATCATGAATTTGCTCGTGGGATGGGGCAACCCAATTTTATGCAGGATATGTGCAATGGTAGATTGTATTGTTTATAAATGTTCCCTAGGATTTGGCAACCAAAATTTTGAGTCATTGAGTTTGTGAGTGTGCGTGAACCTGATTGTCATGATTTATgggaaaaaattattgtaaactTATTAGCATACTACTTTATGTTTTGaaagggataaattaaaaatcatgcAATTGTAGAGCTGGCTAGCTTGAACCTGATTCTCAAGTActgtttcattttataatacaaGCCAAACATAATGTTCAACATAAAACAGCTTACATGAGTGGAATCACTACCCGACATACACTAATATTTTTGGGATACATGAGAATTACAGCAAACATTACAATAAAAAACAACCACGATATCAACAATGCTTTCAAGGTTCCCTTATACTTCTTCTCCA from Juglans regia cultivar Chandler unplaced genomic scaffold, Walnut 2.0 Scaffold_285, whole genome shotgun sequence carries:
- the LOC108980417 gene encoding protein FAR1-RELATED SEQUENCE 5-like, which codes for MGCSLGISPFVHPFHRLPPSPFVPELSPPPSSVAAAKLRDTTFLHPHDSGSSSPPKPSPTKSLLDGKFSKGSSKELDHEWSFDSDENVNIEDGVCVDDGVNVEDGDDGVNVEDGVNVEYEVNVDDGVNVEDEVNVDDGVNLRPCSSSGPNEPFIGMVFDDVEDAQAFYKVYARKKGFAIRTNHTRLSKEEKKLIAVDYVCSREGFRRERSKQKERIISEPAETKIGCKALMGIKKVGEKWIVCKFVLEHNHLLLTPRSTSLLRGHRIVTRVQKNLIMTLNESGVPTRKIMSVLSKEAGGDFNVGCIGKDVENYLGNKRRKLFEEGDAQRLYAYFFDRQCKEPGFVYSMQVDENGCMGSCFWADARSRASCQYFGDVVTFDATYLTNIYKMPFVPFSGVNHHHQTIMFGCALLVNETAESYVWLLRTWQEAMLGRAPSTIITDDDKAMAKAIGEVLPNTTHRLCLWHILQKFPEHLAYVYNRFPDFQKDFHHCIHNTITIDEFEHEWSVILVKYELGDNTWLQNLYNRREKWVPAYLRSTFCAGMSTTQRSESMNKFFKDYVRSSTMVSDFVHQYEKALDARYFKEKEKDVRTKSTCAILKTCYKIEEASIVYTRKSFTIFQDELFNSQRYNSTKFSNEGESKTYRVVPHGKETPLYHVTLESGGDKVTCTCHMFEFMGILCRHILCVLGKKSKLDCLSQHHILERWTINAKSRPIIDIPILEGHVTPQDDLAMRKNSLMMQFYVIAELGTKSRKKLNHLSLALDKVHNELLLMEDDDNIEESVGPVGRESTYESISQRSQVVSNFSQTIQDPPRVPTKGRPKSLRAKNPKEMQPTKKRRCSVCKNEGHARNNCPLVRDIGHTVQVDSTNLDS